The genomic interval GGACATGCCAATCGCCACCTACATTCTCTGTCTGAATCCACACTGTGTTTGATTGGAGAAAAACATGATCAGAAGATTAGTAGATTAATTGACTTTCGGTAAGAAAGGTCAAGGTTAATTTTTGACCGGGCAAATGGATTCTCTCTTTCGCTTTCTGAAGGTACGCGATGACGGGACAGCTTAATCAGAAGAGCGATGTGTACAGTTTCGGAGTCATCCTACTGAAGTTACTGACCGGCAGGAAGCCAGTGGACCATACCATGCCGAAGGGACAGCAGAGTCTTGTAACCTGGGTAGTGTAGTAGGCCATGTTCTTGCACATCTTGTTGGAGCTTTTCATGTGTTCCAAGAGCCATATGCTCTTGTGGTTGTCTGaattctggtttttttttttttggacaatgCTGAATTTCTGAACATTTTCTACTGGTGAATGGACTAGGCGACGCCAAGGTTGAGCGAGGACAAGGTGAGGCAGTGCGTGGATCCGAAACTCGGGGATGACTATCCTCCAAAAGCAGTTGCCAAGGTAATACAAGACCATCAGTTTCTTGCAAGTTTGCAGGAACGATCTGAGATGCTATCTTGTCGTGCATTGTG from Oryza glaberrima chromosome 3, OglaRS2, whole genome shotgun sequence carries:
- the LOC127768837 gene encoding probable protein kinase At2g41970, whose translation is MTGQLNQKSDVYSFGVILLKLLTGRKPVDHTMPKGQQSLVTWATPRLSEDKVRQCVDPKLGDDYPPKAVAKMAAVAALCVQYESDFRPNMTIVVKALQPLLSKPAGAGGP